The Cervus canadensis isolate Bull #8, Minnesota chromosome X, ASM1932006v1, whole genome shotgun sequence genome contains a region encoding:
- the RTL5 gene encoding retrotransposon Gag-like protein 5 isoform X1, whose amino-acid sequence MSEAAGNLNSLRMANVALREELNALRGENANLGLQLGRALAEVNSLRGNVSSYMRWPVPGVPALSEENFEFPLSEIDAAPEGELPFLCWPPPRTEPECAPDELLISVIQDCGTSGAPTDPPPMPSPPPPALPPPPAKELPPQPLLPPLERPEIEPFSGDPVYLAEFLMQLETFIADHEDHFPGGAERVAFLISFFAGEAKDWAVSVTQEGSPLHANFPRFLDEIRKQFCGPIPPSVAKKAIRKLKQGDCTLGSYADAFQFLAQFLSWDDGRLQNQFLKGLSEFFRKELLWSTEMADLDELILECVEIERKVRVPKPMPLPGVRNIFFPFAADRNLEGEEGEECHSGDEDEEARRRRILNKDQRRRVRAIQQETRGEEEEKRRKSEEEMRKELKQKGEEDGEEEEEEEAEEEEAKEEEEEEGMRKKRKKEEEDQSKDKKEEEHEGGRQEPEQEPEQEPEQEQETEDETQDDDLDELMEMEPTYANASSQTSGYYHENFLDVSPPIIQPSRRRNQNRLPLLEGLPAIFSGESSRRRPAILQGCGLCLLMANMLALLPMSLSEKSKGQVPCTHTYRDPSSQALPVPMVLFILSPFSLGRGKSR is encoded by the exons ATGTCCGAGGCGGCCGGGAATCTCAATAGCCTCCGCATGGCGAACGTGGCCCTGCGAGAAGAATTAAATGCCCTTCGCGGGGAGAACGCCAATCTGGGCCTTCAGCTCGGCAGAGCCCTGGCCGAGGTCAATTCCTTGCGGGGCAATGTCTCGAGCTACATGCGCTGGCCGGTCCCCGGGGTGCCCGCCCTTTCTGAGGAGAACTTTGAGTTCCCGCTCAGTGAGATCGACGCTGCTCCTGAGGGAGAACTGCCCTTCCTGTGCTGGCCTCCCCCGCGCACCGAGCCCGAGTGTGCCCCGGACGAACTGTTGATTAGCGTGATCCAGGATTGCGGCACCTCCGGCGCACCCACCGACCCACCCCCGATGCCCAGTCCACCCCCGCCGGcgctgcccccgcccccggccaAGGAGCTGCCCCCGCAGCCTCTTCTGCCGCCGCTGGAGCGGCCTGAGATAGAGCCCTTCTCGGGCGACCCAGTCTACCTGGCTGAATTCTTGATGCAGCTAGAGACTTTCATAGCCGACCATGAGGATCATTTCCCCGGGGGAGCTGAGCGGGTGGCCTTTCTGATCTCCTTTTTCGCTGGTGAAGCCAAGGACTGGGCCGTCTCAGTCACCCAGGAAGGAAGCCCCCTGCATGCCAACTTTCCGCGCTTCCTGGATGAAATCCGTAAGCAATTCTGTGGCCCCATTCCCCCAAGCGTGGCAAAAAAAGCCATCCGCAAGCTCAAGCAGGGAGACTGTACCCTGGGCAGCTATGCAGATGCTTTTCAGTTCCTGGCTCAATTCTTGTCTTGGGATGACGGCCGCCTTCAAAACCAGTTCCTCAAAGGCTTATCAGAGTTCTTCCGCAAGGAGCTCTTATGGTCAACTGAAATGGCCGACCTGGACGAGCTGATTCTCGAGTGTGTGGAGATAGAAAGAAAAGTGCGTGTCCCCAAGCCAATGCCACTCCCTGGGGTTCGCAATATCTTCTTCCCTTTTGCAGCAGACCGTAATCTCGAAGGTGAAGAGGGAGAAGAGTGCCACAGTGGGGATGAAGATGAAGAGGCACGCAGGCGCAGGATTCTCAACAAGGACCAGCGGAGGCGCGTGAGAGCAATCCAGCAAGAGAccaggggggaggaggaggagaagaggaggaagagtgaGGAAGAGATGAGGAAGGAGCTGAAACAGAAAGGGGAGGAGGacggagaggaggaggaagaagaggaggcgGAAGAAGAGGAGgcgaaagaagaggaggaagaggaggggatgaggaagaagaggaagaaggaggaggaagatcaGAGTAAGGATAAGAAAGAAGAGGAACATGAGGGTGGCCGTCAGGAACCAGAGCAGGAGCCCGAGCAAGAGCCCGAGCaggagcaggagacagaggatgagacccAAGATGATGACCTGGATGAGCTGATGGAGATGGAGCCCACCTATGCCAACGCTTCATCCCAGACTTCTGGCTACTATCATGAAAACTTCCTAGATGTGTCGCCTCCCATCATACAGCCCAGCAGACGGAGGAACCAGAATCGACTCCCACTTCTGGAGGGCCTTCCAG ctattttctcaggagagagttccagaaggagGCCTGCCATTCTTCAAGGCTGTGGACTCTGTTTGCTGATGGCCAACATGCTGGCCCTGCTGCCCATGTCCCTGTCAGAGAAGTCCAAAGGACAGGTGCCTTGCACCCACACTTACAGGGACCCCTCATCACAGGCCCTGCCTGTTCCCATGGTGCTTTTCATCCTGAGCCCATTTAGCCTCGGCCGTGGAAAGAGCAGATGA
- the RTL5 gene encoding retrotransposon Gag-like protein 5 isoform X2 — protein sequence MSEAAGNLNSLRMANVALREELNALRGENANLGLQLGRALAEVNSLRGNVSSYMRWPVPGVPALSEENFEFPLSEIDAAPEGELPFLCWPPPRTEPECAPDELLISVIQDCGTSGAPTDPPPMPSPPPPALPPPPAKELPPQPLLPPLERPEIEPFSGDPVYLAEFLMQLETFIADHEDHFPGGAERVAFLISFFAGEAKDWAVSVTQEGSPLHANFPRFLDEIRKQFCGPIPPSVAKKAIRKLKQGDCTLGSYADAFQFLAQFLSWDDGRLQNQFLKGLSEFFRKELLWSTEMADLDELILECVEIERKVRVPKPMPLPGVRNIFFPFAADRNLEGEEGEECHSGDEDEEARRRRILNKDQRRRVRAIQQETRGEEEEKRRKSEEEMRKELKQKGEEDGEEEEEEEAEEEEAKEEEEEEGMRKKRKKEEEDQSKDKKEEEHEGGRQEPEQEPEQEPEQEQETEDETQDDDLDELMEMEPTYANASSQTSGYYHENFLDVSPPIIQPSRRRNQNRLPLLEGLPGTNSPFYSSPPLIRRAGRLGQRQIRRRPPVLFRLTPRQGGHRAARGRIRV from the coding sequence ATGTCCGAGGCGGCCGGGAATCTCAATAGCCTCCGCATGGCGAACGTGGCCCTGCGAGAAGAATTAAATGCCCTTCGCGGGGAGAACGCCAATCTGGGCCTTCAGCTCGGCAGAGCCCTGGCCGAGGTCAATTCCTTGCGGGGCAATGTCTCGAGCTACATGCGCTGGCCGGTCCCCGGGGTGCCCGCCCTTTCTGAGGAGAACTTTGAGTTCCCGCTCAGTGAGATCGACGCTGCTCCTGAGGGAGAACTGCCCTTCCTGTGCTGGCCTCCCCCGCGCACCGAGCCCGAGTGTGCCCCGGACGAACTGTTGATTAGCGTGATCCAGGATTGCGGCACCTCCGGCGCACCCACCGACCCACCCCCGATGCCCAGTCCACCCCCGCCGGcgctgcccccgcccccggccaAGGAGCTGCCCCCGCAGCCTCTTCTGCCGCCGCTGGAGCGGCCTGAGATAGAGCCCTTCTCGGGCGACCCAGTCTACCTGGCTGAATTCTTGATGCAGCTAGAGACTTTCATAGCCGACCATGAGGATCATTTCCCCGGGGGAGCTGAGCGGGTGGCCTTTCTGATCTCCTTTTTCGCTGGTGAAGCCAAGGACTGGGCCGTCTCAGTCACCCAGGAAGGAAGCCCCCTGCATGCCAACTTTCCGCGCTTCCTGGATGAAATCCGTAAGCAATTCTGTGGCCCCATTCCCCCAAGCGTGGCAAAAAAAGCCATCCGCAAGCTCAAGCAGGGAGACTGTACCCTGGGCAGCTATGCAGATGCTTTTCAGTTCCTGGCTCAATTCTTGTCTTGGGATGACGGCCGCCTTCAAAACCAGTTCCTCAAAGGCTTATCAGAGTTCTTCCGCAAGGAGCTCTTATGGTCAACTGAAATGGCCGACCTGGACGAGCTGATTCTCGAGTGTGTGGAGATAGAAAGAAAAGTGCGTGTCCCCAAGCCAATGCCACTCCCTGGGGTTCGCAATATCTTCTTCCCTTTTGCAGCAGACCGTAATCTCGAAGGTGAAGAGGGAGAAGAGTGCCACAGTGGGGATGAAGATGAAGAGGCACGCAGGCGCAGGATTCTCAACAAGGACCAGCGGAGGCGCGTGAGAGCAATCCAGCAAGAGAccaggggggaggaggaggagaagaggaggaagagtgaGGAAGAGATGAGGAAGGAGCTGAAACAGAAAGGGGAGGAGGacggagaggaggaggaagaagaggaggcgGAAGAAGAGGAGgcgaaagaagaggaggaagaggaggggatgaggaagaagaggaagaaggaggaggaagatcaGAGTAAGGATAAGAAAGAAGAGGAACATGAGGGTGGCCGTCAGGAACCAGAGCAGGAGCCCGAGCAAGAGCCCGAGCaggagcaggagacagaggatgagacccAAGATGATGACCTGGATGAGCTGATGGAGATGGAGCCCACCTATGCCAACGCTTCATCCCAGACTTCTGGCTACTATCATGAAAACTTCCTAGATGTGTCGCCTCCCATCATACAGCCCAGCAGACGGAGGAACCAGAATCGACTCCCACTTCTGGAGGGCCTTCCAGGTACCAATTCACCATTCTACAGTTCACCGCCACTGATTCGCCGCGCAGGTCGCCTGGGGCAACGCCAAATCCGACGCCGTCCCCCAGTGCTATTTCGCCTCACTCCGAGGCAGGGGGGCCACCGGGCTGCACGGGGCCGTATTCGCGTGTGA